In a single window of the Streptomyces sp. CGMCC 4.7035 genome:
- a CDS encoding sensor histidine kinase — translation MQLTTWLQLVLGRTFRRAGHRTALVAAGLPLHLAVIPLWLWLAGAMAGAPAVIPLPVLLTLVVTPLLTVGQRRRYRALVGKDLPRPAVPGPGRNWKSAVRRLTTRALWRQACYHAVAGPLLAVLDLAVLAVWAAALVAASIYVWIWALPPQWRVTDLGYTTQAVYITAGGLALLFLGPRLTGALVRLDTRAAEVLLGPSRAEKLARRVADLAESRAGVLDAADAERRRIERDLHDGAQQRLVSLAVNLGLARATLGDLPEDARKVIDEAHREAKEAIAELNNLVRGLHPAVLEDRGLDAALSGVAARLPIPVRVAVDLPQRPSPTVEAVAYFVVSEALTNVVKHAQATRADVTVERIGETLLVVVADDGAGGADLAAAVGGTGLAGLAKRVASVDGTFSCRSPAGGPTVITVELPCAP, via the coding sequence GCAACTCACGACGTGGCTGCAGCTGGTACTGGGCCGGACGTTCCGCAGGGCGGGACACCGGACCGCGCTCGTCGCCGCCGGCCTGCCGCTCCACCTCGCCGTAATACCACTGTGGCTCTGGCTGGCCGGCGCGATGGCGGGGGCGCCGGCCGTGATTCCGCTGCCCGTGCTGCTCACGCTCGTGGTGACACCCCTGCTGACCGTCGGGCAGCGGCGGCGCTACCGGGCGCTCGTCGGCAAGGACCTCCCGCGCCCCGCCGTACCCGGGCCCGGACGCAACTGGAAGTCGGCGGTACGTCGGCTGACCACGCGGGCCTTGTGGCGGCAGGCCTGCTACCACGCCGTGGCGGGTCCGCTGCTCGCCGTCCTGGACCTCGCCGTCCTCGCCGTCTGGGCCGCCGCTCTCGTGGCCGCCTCCATCTACGTGTGGATCTGGGCGCTGCCCCCGCAGTGGCGGGTCACCGACCTCGGGTACACCACGCAGGCCGTGTACATCACCGCCGGCGGCCTCGCCCTGCTGTTCCTCGGGCCCCGGCTGACCGGCGCCCTGGTGCGGCTGGACACCCGGGCGGCCGAGGTCCTGCTCGGCCCCAGCCGCGCGGAGAAGCTGGCCCGCCGGGTAGCCGACCTCGCCGAGAGCCGGGCCGGTGTGCTCGACGCCGCCGACGCCGAGCGGCGGCGGATCGAGCGCGACCTGCACGACGGCGCACAGCAGCGCCTCGTCTCACTCGCCGTCAACCTGGGCCTGGCCAGGGCCACCCTCGGCGACCTGCCGGAGGACGCCCGCAAGGTGATCGACGAGGCGCACCGCGAGGCGAAGGAGGCGATCGCCGAGCTGAACAACCTGGTGCGCGGCCTGCATCCGGCCGTCCTTGAGGACCGTGGCCTCGACGCCGCGCTGTCCGGGGTCGCCGCCCGCCTCCCGATCCCGGTGCGCGTGGCGGTGGACCTGCCGCAGCGCCCCTCACCCACGGTCGAGGCCGTCGCGTACTTCGTGGTCTCCGAAGCCCTGACGAACGTGGTCAAACACGCCCAGGCGACCCGGGCGGACGTGACCGTGGAGCGGATCGGGGAGACACTGCTGGTGGTCGTCGCGGACGACGGCGCGGGCGGCGCGGATCTCGCGGCGGCCGTTGGTGGCACCGGGCTCGCCGGGCTCGCCAAGCGTGTCGCGTCCGTCGACGGCACGTTCTCCTGCCGCAGCCCCGCCGGGGGCCCGACCGTCATCACCGTGGAGCTGCCGTGCGCGCCGTGA